The Streptomyces sp. NBC_01276 genome includes the window GAGCGGGAGTACTGACATGACCGAGCGAACAGGTCCGGCCCCGGCCGCCGCCGAGGCCGCCGCACAGGACGCGATGCGACGGCTCGCGCAGCCCCCGTCCGACGGCGAGCGGGGCGCCTTCTTCACCTCGGACCTCACCGTGAACGAGTTCCTGCTCGTGCGCGAGGCCGGCTTCCGGCCGCTGGGCCTGGTCCTCGGCTCCTCCGTCTACCACGTGGGGATCCAACTGGGCCGCTGGACGAAGAACCAGGAACTGACCAAACTCTCGCAGGCGATGTACCACGCGCGCGAACTCGCGATGAGCCGGATGGAGGCGGAGGCGAGCGCACTGGGCGCGGACGGGATCGTCGGCGTGCGGCTCGACATCGAGTTCAAGGAATTCGGTTCGGACGTCGCCGAGTTCATCGCGGTCGGCACGGCCGTCAAGGCGGACGGCGCGGACCCGGGACCCGCCGGGACCTGGCTGAACAACAAGGGCCGGCCGTTCACCTCCAACCTCTCCGGCCAGGACTTCTGGACGCTGGTCCGCGCCGGGTACGCCCCCGTGGACCTCGTGATGGGGTCGTGCGTCTACCACGTGGCGCACCAGCGGTTCACGCAGGCGCTGGGCTCCGTCGGCCGCAACGTCGAGATCGAACCGTTCACCCAGGCGCTGTACGACGCCCGTGGACTGGCCATGGGCCGCATGAAGGCGGAGGGCGAGGCCCTGGACGCCGAGGGCATCGTGGCGGTCGACCTGCGCCAGCACGGGCACAACTGGGGCGGGCACACCACCGAGTTCTTCGCGGTCGGGACGGCGGTGCGCCCGCTGCGCGACGACCACGTGATCGAAAAGCCGACCCTGGTGCTGGGCCTCGATGGCTGACGCGGAAGTCGAACTGCTCGCCGCGGCGCTGCGCCGCGACAGTGCCGACCTGGACCTCTACGGGGCCGTGCTGACGGCGAAGCTGTCGGACGCGCTGCCGCCGGGCGCCGTACGGGTCGTGCGCCGGCGCTCTGTCGGGCAGCGGCTGG containing:
- a CDS encoding heavy metal-binding domain-containing protein yields the protein MTERTGPAPAAAEAAAQDAMRRLAQPPSDGERGAFFTSDLTVNEFLLVREAGFRPLGLVLGSSVYHVGIQLGRWTKNQELTKLSQAMYHARELAMSRMEAEASALGADGIVGVRLDIEFKEFGSDVAEFIAVGTAVKADGADPGPAGTWLNNKGRPFTSNLSGQDFWTLVRAGYAPVDLVMGSCVYHVAHQRFTQALGSVGRNVEIEPFTQALYDARGLAMGRMKAEGEALDAEGIVAVDLRQHGHNWGGHTTEFFAVGTAVRPLRDDHVIEKPTLVLGLDG